Proteins encoded within one genomic window of Oncorhynchus tshawytscha isolate Ot180627B linkage group LG02, Otsh_v2.0, whole genome shotgun sequence:
- the LOC112267030 gene encoding protein APCDD1-like → MSKGHFTCLLRGLWVLWLWQADLVSGSKLWEVPIALFGSFSNHTTSLEWEPQCQYPHLQDGIRITADIPPRLEGSWVSTRCEVRPGPEFLTRSYTFYPSHLFKALQHYYTDSGCEEPAYSLVARGKLRLRQASWITRGATKTEHHLHKVGIVIHSPGAMHQLAARLPSVCVGLTLGGMVPGRLYELYNARAGRDCLGASGYSMMELGLVRVETQHQPHGGLVQELFLGDVHTNWTQRTYYRPMGYQQPLQNAMHHIHPCPACALLFRASEQRPPVLPHVPAATSLSLDGRWVSQRCEARPSVLFLTRDFTFRPDEHSWEGLYRHYSEPTCSQPTFTLRASGHYAQGGPSAKVAGGTEFVFKVTRARVTVLEGATARVLNETRRGSCGKAGAWEVGVEQDVTPTDGCTVLGIKLPHKEYELFKTELDHRRRTLLFIGERPTDGSSPDRPQKRPTSYQAALVHCCEEDTPTSQRHTNQLKLAASGTSNLPRLPFFVLVLVSLLWGWYCVF, encoded by the exons ATGTCAAAAGGACATTTCACTTGCCTGTTGAGGGGACTTTGGGTACTGTGGCTGTGGCAAG CTGATCTTGTGTCGGGTAGTAAGCTCTGGGAAGTACCCATAGCCCTCTTTGGATCTTTCTCCAACCACACGACTAGCCTGGAATGGGAGCCACAGTGTCAGTATCCCCACCTGCAGGACGGCATCAGAATCACAGCCGACATTCCCCCAAGACTGGAGGGCAGCTGGGTGTCAACAAG ATGTGAAGTTCGGCCTGGCCCTGAGTTCCTGACCCGTTCCTACACCTTCTACCCAAGCCACCTGTTCAAAGCCCTGCAACACTACTACACTGACAGTGGGTGCGAGGAGCCCGCATACTCTCTGGTGGCCCGGGGCAAGCTCCGTCTGCGCCAGGCTTCCTGGATCACCCGGGGCGCCACCAAGACGGAGCACCACCTCCACAAAGTGGGCATTGTCATCCACAGCCCAGGCGCAATGCACCAGCTGGCAGCCCGTCTACCCTCCGTGTGTGTGGGCCTCACCTTGGGTGGCATGGTGCCCGGGCGCCTGTACGAGCTGTACAATGCCCGGGCAGGGAGGGACTGTCTGGGTGCCTCGGGGTACTCGATGATGGAGTTGGGCTTGGTGAGAGTGGAGACCCAGCATCAGCCCCATGGAGGTTTGGTTCAGGAGCTCTTCCTTGGGGACGTGCACACAAACTGGACCCAGAGGACGTACTATCGACCAATGGGCTACCAACAGccactgcagaatgctatg CACCACATCCACCCCTGCCCAGCGTGCGCCTTGCTGTTCCGGGCCTCAGAACAGCGCCCCCCCGTGTTACCCCATGTCCCTGCAGCAACGTCTCTGTCCTTGGACGGCCGATGGGTGAGCCAACGTTGCGAAGCCCGGCCCTCCGTCCTCTTCCTCACCCGAGACTTCACCTTCCGACCAGATGAGCATTCCTGGGAAGGCCTCTACCGCCACTACTCGGAACCCACTTGCAGCCAGCCCACCTTCACCCTGCGGGCTTCAGGCCACTACGCCCAGGGAGGCCCCTCAGCCAAAGTGGCGGGAGGGACTGAGTTCGTCTTCAAGGTAACCCGGGCCAGAGTCACGGTTCTGGAAGGGGCCACGGCCAGGGTGCTCAATGAGACTAGGCGGGGCAGCTGCGGGAAGGCAGGGGCGTGGGAGGTGGGAGTGGAGCAGGACGTGACCCCCACGGATGGGTGTACCGTCCTGGGGATCAAGCTGCCGCACAAGGAGTATGAGCTGTTCAAGACGGAGCTGGACCATCGACGGCGCACTCTGCTGTTCATCGGGGAGAGGCCGACGGATGGCTCCAGCCCTGACCGGCCCCAGAAGAGGCCCACGTCTTACCAGGCCGCCCTGGTGCATTGTTGCGAGGAAGACACCCCCACGTCGCAACGCCACACCAACCAGCTCAAGCTAGCAGCTAGTGGAACCAGTAACCTACCACGGCTCCCTTTCTTTGTCCTAGTACTGGTCTCTTTACTGTGGGGTTGGTACTGTGTGTTCTAG